The Onychomys torridus chromosome 12, mOncTor1.1, whole genome shotgun sequence genomic interval CAAAGAGTGTGTGAATTTGAAAATGCGGATGATAAAGTAAGTATTTCTgtagtttgtttcatttttttgaaaatgtagTATCATTATAGAGTCCAGAttggcctgaaattcacagatcctcctgcatctgtaACCAActgtgggattacaggtatgaaagTACATGCTAGCACATCCAGGAAATCTAAGTAATCAAGAGATGAAAGTAGGCTTAAGTATTGTCATACAACTTAAATTGACAGGTTCaaagtgtattttaaataaaacatatattacTAATTTTCTGACATAATATTCAGCATTTCAATGTCAGTCATGAAAGCcaaaataattgtaaaataaacatcttactgaaaaattattatattagGACACATACTAAATTATATGTCAATGAATTATTATTTACCCTGTTCTGATGTagcataaaacacaaaattataacTTTGTGCAGATGTTACACTGCAAAAATTAATATAGTCATCTAATAATTATTAGAATCagtataattttaattacatatattgCTTATATATTCAGCTTCATGTGTAGAACATTAACATGTGAATGAGCGTATTTTGATTGTTTTAATTAGCCACAAATAGGGAAGACAAAGAAACTATTGACAGCAGATATTTAATTTATCTGTATCTTTTGCTCATAGGTCAACTCTGTCTCCAACTTCCAATAACTACAGAACAGATGAAAACAAGCAAGTTAGGGTTTTGTATCTTCCTCAAGCCACTTAtggagttatttttcttttttgcacagTAGTCTGAGGAAGAGAGAGCTACTGCCAACTAAACAATCTAAAACTTCTGTAAAGGGATTGTTGGTGCCACATGGGCCAGAGTCCAAGGTGTCTGGTTCTTCTCAAACAGAAAATTGGACACCCAGGGACAAAACTGATAAGTTACAGAAAAGGTGAAAACGGGTGTTTATTGAGGCATAAAGCAAAGAGCAGAAAACGCCTGCTCAGGAGGGGTGGTTTCTCCAGGCCTTGTGGACCGCCTAGTGGTCTCTGAGCTGGCCTTTTTATGGGGCCCCAGAACCATTTCCTTCTTCATCTTTCCCACgtttcatttcctcctcctggaCTGAAAATACTCCAAACAGATGGTATTGTTCAACCCAAACAGTCAGAAAACCACAAGTTATTGTCCAAAGAAGGGCCTTGATTTTGATGGATGGCCCTGTGTGATGGATGGTCTTGTTTTCTAAGCCCATTCCATATGGTGTGTGGGAAAGCGATCTCCTCCGAAGGTGAGAATGTTATTCTCTTTCCCGTAGGACTGTTATCTTTTTGCCCCCTGATCTCTCCTGCATGCCTATCCCCCTTACTGCCTCCTCATTCTTccggtattattattattgggtcATAGCTCTCACTGTCTAATCTCGGACCTTACTCTGTTAATCACCTGTTTCATTTCTAACATTCAAGCATCCCCACCCTTTGCTCCTCCTAACATGGTAACATGCTAAAAATATCCTCTACATGGTCTCCCTTTCGCTTGAATTTTACAGATACCTGCAGATTCGCTCTGGTCTTGCGTTTCCTATACATACGAATTTCACGACAATCAAATCATCTTTGTATTGTCCACTGTCCAAAAATCAGCTTGCTCAGTATATTGGCTGTATGGTCTTtggcagtattttttttctttcttaagaaattttctactcactctacataccacccatagatccaacctcctccctctctcaacccccagccctccctcccaagccaccccacatccccacatcctctaAATTAAGGTCtgccatgggaagtcagcagagcctggcactgAGCCTAGGCAAGTCCATGCCTGCCCCCCTGCAccccaaggctgcacaaggcatcacaccataggcactgagctcccaaaagcctgtccatgtaccagggatggaccCTGATGCCCCTTTTGGCAGTATTTTTTAAGACTCGAAACAGGCTACATAcagagagatttttttgtttataaaatgtatgtatgtttacattGGACTGTTTTAAATAGTAAGTAATATATATTATGCCCAAACCATCGATGTGAAGAGGCAAGTTTATTCAGAAACCTTAGAACCTCCTTTTCATGTTCACTTTGTAGAAAATTCTGAAGAAAAGTTATCAATGACTTCCTTTGgaagttcttttccttctgtcatcATTGGACTCTCTTCTAAGTGGCCTTTGATGCTGCCATTCTACTGGTCATGCCTTATGGAGTTCACAAATGGCCCTGATTCAACCTTCACCTAACCAGACTTGGTGTTTGACACTGGCAATCTTTCTTCCATGAAATGCCTTGCCTCATTGCTCAGGCTCCTTGCTCTCTTGTGTGTTCTTCCACTTTCTGATATTTTGCAGGTCTGCCAGGAAGGCTCCTGTCTTGAGTCCTTGGCACAAGAAGCTAGTTCCCTTTTCACAGAGTGTTTACTTACTAAAATCTACTTTACCATGCCAAGCCTTTTCTAACTAacctatgtagtgggtagccatcccagcattggcctggtagttccaacccccactgaggtttcagtaatggtcacacccacaaggtggggctgagggaggaaatggaagacccaggatggagaggagaggtctctcttggttctgggacactggacgcaggaggtaaaccgagcagagttctccagagaacaccgccggactgagccatacctttgccagaccctacaacctatcccttcatttgtaagttaccccacaaaataaacctcccttttaactacatggagtggccttaataatttcaccaataaatctACTAAAAAAGAACCTCTCCTTTCAataactttttctctttctggtctTCCAAAGCTTACCATTACTGAACCCTGTCTATTTACTTATATGGCTTctgactcattctctctctcccccattgaCATACATATTGTATACGGAGAAGATTTTTCAATCTGTTTTCCTGAATGATGACCTCTAGTACTTTAAATAACTACAATCATTATAAACACTACCTaatgcagtggtttgaataagaatggtccccataggctcacgtatttgaacacttgtttccaagttggtggaactgtttaggaaggattaggaggtgtgaccttgttgaaggaggttgtcactgggagcaggctttgtggtttcaagAGCACATGCCAGGCCTAGGTTTCACTTGCTCTCCGTGTCCatcttgtggatcagatgtaagctctcaacaCCATGCTGCCCTACCTGCCACCACACTTCCCACCAAGATGATCATGGAcaaactctctgaaactgtaaacaggCCCTAattaatgatttttgtttgtttgtttgtttgttaaatcaGCTGATTTCGTCATGTTGTcacttcacagcattagaacagtCATGAAgatagaaattggtaccagggagtTGCATATTGCTATGAAAGACCTGTCCGTGCTGCCTATTCAAAAAATGTAGACTTGGATCTCTTGATTAGGCAAGTGGTTgcaagtggggcttaatgggcctCAGTAGTATGAACTTGGGAGACAGcagtgctgagagcaatgtagaCTAGGGAGGACAAGCTCAAGTAGTCTGGGGGGAATAATATTAGTGATCATTTTTGTGGTATTTTAGCAAAggatgtggctgctttctgcccttgtccaaaagaAAACTGCCAGAAGCTAAATTGAAGTTTTGGATTAAAATccttggcagaggagatttcagtACTGCCTAGTACTGACTGTGCTATTTGGCCATTAGTGATTATtcttatgcagatctacaatgaaaacaaagaagcTAGACAAAGAAATACAGACTGTGGTTTAAAGAGACAAAGGGCACCGGAGACTGTAGTGTTGTAGTCAAGTCCTGTGCTCAAGGAAATCAGAAGTTAAAAGAAAgtcctgatgctaaatggaataaagggagtggtgcccTCAAACAAGACCCTCCACAGCTAAGCTCCCAactaatgaaaagaaaagcttATTCAACCAAGGAAACCATCTAGAAGTCAAGGCCTATGTAAATATAAGTCATGGAAATGGCCAGGTTTCAGCCCAAGCATGCAGTAGAACTTATGATTTTCTCCCTAATATGCTGCATCCTCTGTTTTCCCCTCGAGTGTTATCTCTACACAGAGATTTTTATGTTTAACTTAtttatcctttcatttttaaatgtatgagtgtttttttgttttgttttgttttgttgtttgcttttcctgcatgcatgcctgcagaccacatacatgcagtgcagtgcccttggagggtGTCAGGTTCCTTgggaccagagttacagatggctgtgagctactcACTGTGTGGGTGTTCCGAGTCTACCGCAGGTccaattgaattcaggtcctttggCAGTTGAGTGGTAATCTTAATGGCTAAGCCATTTCACCagcctattttttgtttgttgtctatgttttgtctcttttcttgACCATTCCATCTCTAGAACCTGGGTAATATCTGATACACAGAACTGACAGAACCAACACTTTTGCATAAgatgatgaatgaaaaaaaaaattgtggccTAAGAATGAGTAACAGTATCTGGAAATTAGAACTGGAAGTCGTTATTATAAAGATGACCACaggaattattttacttttaatttggtCAGAGTTGGACAACCGCAGCTGGTCTATCTTGTttgtgatttcttcttaagcCAAAATTCTCATTTTAGGTGAAGCGACAGCCTCCGTTGATTTTAAGATGATAACCTGGTGCTGAACACAATcaggaagttttgtttttattgtaccATCTTGACAATTCCTCACAGATTACATCCTGTCATCGATTCAGGCAGGTACATTTtctttgtcaaaacaaaacaaagcaaacaaacaaacaaaaacccaattcCTTGGCAGGTCAATATTGGACATATGGAATATACTACTTAACACGGGGCAAGGATTTTTGTTTATGTACAAAGTGAAACGTTCTTCCCAAACATATAGAAAACTCTTTCCAAAATAATTAGAGGgatattttaatgataaaagaaTGCTAGAAAATTGTTTCCTGCATTAAGTAGTATCTGCATTTGGAACTGAAATAATTCATGTGGTAGCTTAAACTTTCCCTTTGGAAAGGTGAGGTGGGAAATCAATTATGGTTTAAATTCAATTCTATTTTCTTCACATTGTAGGATGGCTGTTCTAGACTCGAGAATTATGGAATTCAAGGTGCCACAGAATTTGATTCATTGTTAAGGGCTTTTCTTTCAAATGACAACAGACATTAGAATAACAATACTCAGGGACAAAGAAATGAGTTGTTTCGGTTGTGTGTTGACTATCCTGAGTGAAATTACTGTAGTgcatcaatatttaaaaataacggCAGTGAGAGATGCTCAGAAGCCGTCTCTGGGTATGAGCCAGTGCACATACCAGCTAAGTGTCAAACTTCACAGCCATGCTGGTCTCTGCTCAGTCTTCTTAGTTCTGTTCACATCATCTTTCTTTACATTACTCAAGGTTCTATCTGCATTCATCCTCAATAAACCCCTAACCTCTCAACCTCTTACCGCCTGTGTGACGTAGATGCAACTTTTCTGTATGCATTCATCCCATGCATATACTTTCTTCATGCTTGGACCATACTTAGTTTAATTCCTTAAGTTGATGTCACTTGCTAGAAAAGTACTATTCAAAGTCAAGTGCCTGGTTTTAATCATACTTTTTATGACATGTTACCAGCATAGTCTTTGTAGCATGTATTTTAGATTCATATGCTGTAAAGacttatgtacatacatgtgctgAGCAACTGTCCAATTTATGAGATGAAGGGGAATCAGAAAAGCCCTTGAGCAGCTTTTATAAAAAGGCATTGGCTTGTAATTCTATTTTTACTGAATCTTATTATGTTTAAAATGATGTTTCAGATTAATTACTTGCCTTTGAGTAAAACAATATCATATTAACTGTCAGGCTGGATCAACCTCAGTGAGATGCTGTCAGTATACATTCAAGAGAAAATTGTTGATTTGTAATACTTACCATGTTttggatataattttttaataagcATATTGTTTCTGTGGTAAAAGCAACACTGTATGTCTAAAATGCTAAAATATGAGGTATTCAACCCTCTATGGTAGTTTTCTTTCaagaatatttcaaaaatattctcaATATCTACcaacttctcttttttatttcccttCCTACACAATCTTCTAATAtaacttggaagtcagaggagggtgtTCCGATACTCTGAAACTAAAGTCATAgaaggctgtgagccactatgtggtgctgggaattgaaccagggtggTCGGCAAGAACAACAAGTATTCTAAATCCATTCAGGCCTCAGGGGCCTATTTTTAAGATACAATGAAATGAATTTCTTAAGACAAGAAACATGGTTTTTTTTGTCCAAAAGATTGACACAAACTTTATTAGAAAATGATGAAGTATTAACTGTCAAGATTACAGCTGGATGGTACGCAGATTTATTAACTGTGTGGATCAAGTCAGTACTTGACTCCACTAGTTAGAAGCGATGGCTTGTTAATCAGAGTTCTAAAGAAACTGTTCATAGAAGAACTAGCTCTTCTAAATTAGAAATATGCGGAAAATATAGGAGAAATCTCAGGAGACgtacaggaggcagaaagatgtgACACTTCTGGAATTAGATCACTTTCTACAAAGTCTGTACGCATTGCATCAGCTCTATCTTCTGTATTTATATACATCAAAAATATATTCCACCCCAGTCATGGGtggaaaataaacaatttaaaaacgaAACTGCAAAATGGTATGCGTTTACAGCAAAATGTGAATGACCTGTACACACATATTTAAGAGGCACAATCTGTTCTACACAGTAACTGTCATACTGAGTTCATATTATCCACAGTGGCATTTGTTAAGTTAGTGGTCTGAGTGAAACCACAGTACCAAAACGTGGCTACAAATAAATTACTCATCACTTAGTATTTTTAAAGCTACCTACTTCAAAAAAAGCACAGCCAAATGTACAACTAAAAGGCTCATTTTATGAAAACAGATCTCAGATTTTAACATTTGTACCTTTGAAATAAACTAGACTGATATCAAGATTAGATATACATAACTCGGTCACCTATGACTGAAGACAattcccttcattttttttttttttttaacattgcaaCTCTACTGGAGAAGAGGATGGTAACTACTGATCCCCAACTCCAACACCACTATTCAATTTTTTCACAAAAATTATTTACCTTCCCATTTTGGTAGTATTTATCTGGTCCATTCTGCAAATTGTTCTTGTTCATGTCTTGAGAACCATCAAATATCTGAGATGTTCAAGTTTGCTGTCTATAACCCTAAATGGCTTAAGAGAAAGTTGAAAGCACATGTGGAGACTGTAGCATAACTTGAATACTTGAGTCTCAAACATGTTCACATGATACTTTTCAATATAAAATCAAAGATTCATAGTCTTGAATATTTTCAGAACACTGTTAAGGGCCTGTCTTTGGCATTTTCTCTACTAGTTCTAAAAGAGAGCACagcattttatgtttttctgtgtaCCTAATGCACACTTTTGGTGCATGAAAATGATTGATAGTGAACAGCAACTTCACTACTGAGCAAcacttttctttataaagctGCAAATAATAACACTTTTCAGCACTACACTCTGGGGAGCTGCAGAGCTTCATCTTGTTGAAATTGTCTTCATTCTCACAACAGTGATGACAGAATACACTTTAGATTGATAAGATAGCCAGGATATAATTCTTACATGCCTTCATTAAAGCAAAGAATGATATGAATAACACGGCCAGCACAAAAACTACAGGGTTTCCTTCACTGGCCCCTGTGGCATCCgctttgccttttctttcctctcctcactccctacctccctctctcctcttcactTGTTATTTAGAGATagggacagagtctcactaaactgcccaggatggcctagaacgtCCTGGGTAGCCCAgacaggcctggaacttggtGTGAGCATTCCCCGCCTCAGTTTCCAGAATAGTTGGATATATTCTTGCACTTCTAGGTTTGGCCctaggaaaaatggaaaaaaaaaaaaaaaacaacataacaaaatacaaataactgCTACAATATTTGATCTGTGCAAAGGTCCTGGATAGCAAAAACCGAGAGAGGAATGCAGCTTTATTGTGACAATAGCACTTTGAAAAGGCAACTGATAACACCCTACTGTTTTCTTACCAAGCAGAATTGTAAAAATCCAAGCGGAGGATGACACATTGAAGATAAAGGAACGATAATATAAACTGGGAATTTCTACTATCTGGCAGAAAAGATCTGAATAAATCTGTAGCTATTTTAGAAGAACTGGTcttttaaacactttaaaatctGTAGATTAGGAGAATATAACACATAAAAAGTGAATTTTTGAAAGTACAATTTATATGGCAGTCGATGAATACTATCTATTCAGTTAAATAACACTGCGACCTCCCAGCCAATGTAAAGAACTGACATCACCAGTCCTTCAAGTGTAGACCAACTTAGGAGTTACCTGTAATAACCAAGTAAAGAACTGTCAGCCCTAATAAAATTCAGTAAAATCTGGGGGCCTTAGAGTTGGCACTATTTACTGTTTccagaatagtgtgtgtgtgactcGTTACCTTCTTCCAGAATCCAGAGAAGCATCTAACCTCAACTCTGTCACTTTAGAAATATGATGAGAGTTCTCCAAACACAAACAGGGCTCATCTGGTCATATTCAagtctaaaataaaacattatgcaAAATGTTCCTGTATAAATGTCCTCAGGGTACTCTGTGAGCTATTTCATGTACTTCCTTTCTGGAGGAGGCTTCACAATGGAGAGCATCAAATCACTAGACAAGATCACAGTTACCAGCACTCCCTCAGAGTTCAGTTGAAATTGGTTTTCTGTACATGCTTATTGGGAATTTCTAAAGCACTGACTTGGAGAGGCCAAGAGCCACCGTCAATCCCCGCCTGGATGGCCACACCTGTTACCACTGCCAGGTCGGGGTCTACAGACGTGTTGGGATCCTTCCCAAAGAACTCTTGAATGACTTGGCGGATCCGAGGAATCCGAGTAGAGCCTCCAACCAGAACCACCTCATCAATTTCCGTCTTGTCTAGGTGGCCTTCTTTTAACACTTGCTGAATGGGCACGAGTATTTTCTGAAAGAGATCTTCGTTGAGGGTGTCAAAGAGCTTGCGTGATacttctgtctcaaacaacaccTGACTTTTTCCACTCTTGCTGTCCGACAGGCCAGATCTAACCACTCTGTTCACATGGTGACCATCCCCTGGGGTAAGCTGGTCTTTTGGCAGATTAGAGTCACCATTCTGAGGTGCCTGGCTGTCCTTTTCCTCGACAGTGAGTAAAACCGATACCTGAGCAGACTGATGAAGTGTCAAGTTAAGTTTGACCATTTCCACAGCTTGTCTTAATCTGTGGATTTCCTCTTTCCTGGAAGGAAGAAAGCCGTATGTCTGATAGATCTGTTTATATAAATACTGAAGAAGCCTCTGATTGAAGTCTTGTCCCCCAAGCTTGTTGTTTCCTACAAGAACAATTAAATACTTtgttatacatatgtgcacataaatatGTATTCTGTATGTTAGcatattttaagaataataaaTCCTGTAATGTATTAAGATTTTATGAACATATGTATAGACTTAGAAGAATGATGTTAAAATCATTTTAACCTCAACTGCAAGAACAGCTGCTTAGCTGTTCCTCCAGATCTAGAAACAGTTTTACCTCCACTCCCGCTGTGTCTATATCTACTATCTACTATTGATCAACAGTGCCAGCAAggttggaaaatctaaatgatTTCAAAGGAAGCATCTCAATGACgtcaaataattttgaaaacagGAGAATAATGTCACAGACTGCCTTGATATGCAGCTATTTGAAACACTGTCActattctcaacagaagaaaacGATTTGTATGACTAACAGGTACCAATAAACACACAGTTTATCTAATTGTTAATGATTAAAAGCTTAATAGAAATAGTTCTATAGGAGAGAAAAACGTAATATAAACTCAATATGTATCTTGGCTCTAGTGAATCTGGTTAATGTTAGAACAATTATACAATTCAATATAAATACACTTATATTTAGAATCtaaaaaactcaaagcaaaagTCTTGAAAAGATTTAAAGGGAAAGATCTTATTTCTTCAGTGACACTACAAGTGCATTTCTGaagacatttattttatgaaacacACAACAGATGAACTGATTTGAAACTCTTTACTTTAAAGTCTCCTTCCTTAATGCTTCTATCACCATCACAAGAAAGTCCTGAAGGAACTTCCATATCTGGCTTATTGAAGTCTAGCCATTCGATCTTGACAGTTAGCTGTGATCTACACATAGACAGATAGGAGCAACActacacagaaaaccacaaaataTTCTGAAAACCAAACCAACGTGCTACATGCTAGGTGTACTAAGGGACACGTGCCTGGCCCTCTTTAATTCTGTCTTTGTCTTACCAGACATTGCTCGTGTTAGAAACATTCCTCCTTGTTTATTCAGCAAGGACACATCAAGAGTTCCTCCACCCAAGTCTATGACCAGCACATAGAAGACATCGACCTTGTGGAGCCCATAGGCCATAGCTGCTGCTGTCGGCTCGTTTATCACTCTCAAGATCTTCAGGCCTGAAAGACCCAGGAGAGCAAAGCTTTCTACTTAATGTGTAAGAACAACATGTTTGCTTCTTCTTTAACATGCACTTCACCAACAGTGACAAACACAGTGGAAAACACAGGGCTATGACAACAGAAATTCTTCTCATCAGTGTAATTCAAATTATTATTAAAGAGCACAACAGTAGAAAAGAAAAGCCCAAGTTTAGTAAGTTGACACTTATATTAACGATTGAAAAACCCCTTCCAACCTTTTCTAGTATTGATAGTGTACTGGGAAATATAGGGTATGGAACTATGATAAGCTGATCTTGTGCAAAAGATCATGTTACCCTGATTAAGATCCCTGCTTTGAACTAACTCCACCCTTCAAGTGTTCTCTGTGAAATATGGCATGAACTTCATGAGCCACATCAACATTTCAAAGTTTGAAGAACTCTACCAAAGACTCTATTCTCTTCCCTTTAGTTATAAAACTCGGTCACTCTGCTCTGGTCATGTCAGGGTCCTATAGTCAGAGACTTAAGTGTCGCTCTTTGAGTAAGGCATACTCATATATGACCATTCTATAAGGCATCCCTGTGCTGACTACCCTCTGGCCCTTTATTCTTCCACTCAAGTTACTTTCTGTTAACGTCTGCACCAGGAGCTCTGAACAAGTCATGATTTGTGCCTGTGAAGTGAGTGGGAATGAACGTGGATACTTGACGACCATCCAtcaggagagggggagagagctAATAGTAGTGAAGAAGTAAGGATGGGTATAAGAAGTTCCCAGAGTAAAAAGTGACATTTCAGGCTTATTCTATGCTTCTTGATAGTTGAAAACAAGCACCACAAAAACAGGATTTTGTAGGATGGCGTTACATTCTTTTCATCTTGGAAAGTCTGGAAACATAGTCACCTTAACAACAAAGAGATCATATCTCTTAACAGAAGTATGGAAGTACGCATGCTTTCTCCCAGTCTTTGTCATATATCTCAGtagcttaatttttattttgttttgtttttttacctttttttttttttttttaggatatgTGTGTCCTGGAGGATTGAACCCTGGCCAGGCCTTATCTGCTCTAGATTGTAATATACCAGAAAGCTACATCCCCATCACCAGACTGCTTCCCCCCcataatataaacatttaatattATATACTACAGAGTTTATAATTATTATCTGCAAATGTATATAAACAGACAGCTAATTCATCTGTCACATAGTTTATGTGCTTACAGTTGATTTACAAAATGGTAATTCTTGCTGCAGAAGACTTTTGTCCTAACAAAATCCTGAGAAAAATACACATCAGTCAAGGGTGCTATTACCAGCAAGGTTGGCAGCTTGAACTGTTGAATTTCTCTGTTTTAGGTCAAATTCTGCTGGTACAGAAATGACAGCGTTGGCAACTGGCATTCCAAGGTATTCCTCTGCCATTTCCTTCAATTTTAGCAATAATCGAGACCCAACATATTCTGGAGAAACGATGATGGTTTCATTACTTGTTACAGAAAACTCAGCCATTCCATTTTTGTGTAAAACCTGTGAATAAGATTTGAAAAACAAGAATGTCAagatatgcatgtatacacatgcatgcatttactTTCACATGTACATACTGGATTTATTCAACAAAAACCTTTATGAAGTAATACAATCCACTACAGTCTATCTAGTATGTTTTTCCAGATTAGCATTTACTGAACATTGACACTTcaaaacttataaaataattccATGTTATGGCTTTCAGTAATAACCTAATGAAAGTCAAGAATTTAACAGCAACCTAGAATCCTCTCACTACATACTTATTGGAAGAATGAATAACAACATGCAGGACACTCACTTTATTGGGAGCTGAATGTTTCAAGACCCTCGGTGGACACCTTTTCACTTAGCCAAAGTACTTTACAGCTTCTTATCAACATATTCAAATAGCTGTTATCACTAATACTGCACTTGGGGCCATtacttggtaaaaaaaaaatctcaacaaaacATTGCAACACCTGATAACCAGGACGGCCGCTAAGTGAGTAAAGGCCAGACAAAACATGCAATGAACAGATGGATGCTACAGTCTGGG includes:
- the Hspa13 gene encoding heat shock 70 kDa protein 13; its protein translation is MAGEMTILGSAVLTLLLAGYLAQQYLPLPTPKVIGIDLGTTYCSVGVFFPGTGKVKVIPDENGHISIPSMVSFTDGDVYVGYESLELADSNPQNTIYDAKRFIGKMFTPEELEAEIGRYPFKVLHKNGMAEFSVTSNETIIVSPEYVGSRLLLKLKEMAEEYLGMPVANAVISVPAEFDLKQRNSTVQAANLAGLKILRVINEPTAAAMAYGLHKVDVFYVLVIDLGGGTLDVSLLNKQGGMFLTRAMSGNNKLGGQDFNQRLLQYLYKQIYQTYGFLPSRKEEIHRLRQAVEMVKLNLTLHQSAQVSVLLTVEEKDSQAPQNGDSNLPKDQLTPGDGHHVNRVVRSGLSDSKSGKSQVLFETEVSRKLFDTLNEDLFQKILVPIQQVLKEGHLDKTEIDEVVLVGGSTRIPRIRQVIQEFFGKDPNTSVDPDLAVVTGVAIQAGIDGGSWPLQVSALEIPNKHVQKTNFN